A single Eulemur rufifrons isolate Redbay chromosome 9, OSU_ERuf_1, whole genome shotgun sequence DNA region contains:
- the FOXJ1 gene encoding forkhead box protein J1, whose amino-acid sequence MAESWLRLSGAGPAEEAGPEGGLEEPDALDDSLTSLQWLQEFSILNAKAPALPPGGTDPHGYHQVPGSAAPGSPLAADPACLGQPHTPGKPTSSCTSRSAPPGLRAPPPDDVDYATNPHVKPPYSYATLICMAMQASKATKITLSAIYKWITDNFCYFRHADPTWQNSIRHNLSLNKCFIKVPREKDEPGKGGFWRIDPQYAERLLSGAFKKRGLPPVHIHPAFARQAAQEPSAAPWARPLTVNTEAQQLLREFEEATGEAGWGAGEGRLGHKRKQPLPKRVAKVPRPPSTLLLTQEEQGELEPLKGNFDWEAIFDAGSLGGELGALEGLELSPPLSPASHGDVDLTVHGRHIDCPATWGPPVEQAADSLDFDETFLATSFLQHPWDESGSGCLPPEPLFEAGDATLAADLHDWASVGAFL is encoded by the exons ATGGCGGAAAGCTGGCTGCGCCTCTCGGGAGCAGGGCCGGCGGAGGAGGCCGGGCCGGAGGGCGGCCTGGAGGAGCCGGACGCCCTGGATGACAGCCTGACCAGCCTGCAGTGGCTGCAGGAATTCTCCATTCTCAACGCcaaggcccctgccctgcccccgggGGGCACCGACCCACACGGCTACCACCAGGTGCCAGGCTCCGCGGCGCCCGGATCCCCCCTGGCGGCTGACCCCGCCTGCCTGGGGCAGCCGCACACGCCAGGCAAGCCCACGTCGTCGTGCACGTCGCGGAGCGCGCCCCCGGGGCTGCGGGCCCCGCCCCCCGACGACGTGGACTACGCCACCAATCCGCACGTGAAGCCTCCCTACTCGTATGCCACGCTCATCTGCATGGCCATGCAAGCCAGCAAGGCCACCAAAATCACCCTGTCGGCCATCTACAAGTGGATCACGGACAACTTCTGCTACTTCCGCCATGCGGATCCCACCTGGCAG AATTCCATCCGCCACAACCTGTCCCTGAACAAGTGCTTCATCAAAGTGCCTCGGGAGAAGGACGAGCCGGGCAAGGGGGGCTTCTGGCGCATTGACCCCCAGTACGCTGAGCGGCTGCTGAGTGGGGCCTTCAAGAAGCGGGGGCTGCCCCCGGTCCATATCCACCCGGCCTTCGCCCGCCAGGCCGCGCAGGAGCCCAGCGCCGCCCCTTGGGCCCGGCCGCTGACGGTGAACACCGAGGCCCAGCAGCTGCTGCGGGAGTTCGAGGAGGCCACTGGGGAGGCGGGCTGGGGCGCAGGCGAGGGCAGGCTGGGGCATAAGCGCAAACAGCCGCTGCCCAAGCGGGTGGCCAAGGTCCCTCGGCCCCCCAGCACCCTGCTGCTGACCCAGGAGGAGCAGGGCGAGCTGGAACCCCTCAAAGGCAACTTTGACTGGGAGGCCATCTTCGACGCCGGCTCGCTGGGCGGGGAGCTGGGTGCCCTGGAGGGCCTGGAGCTGAGCCCACCGCTGAGCCCCGCCTCGCATGGGGACGTGGACCTCACTGTCCACGGCCGCCACATCGACTGCCCCGCAACTTGGGGGCCTCCAGTGGAGCAGGCTGCTGACAGCCTGGACTTTGACGAGACCTTCCTGGCCACCTCCTTCCTGCAGCACCCCTGGGACGAGAGTGGCAGTGGCTGCCTGCCCCCGGAGCCCCTCTTTGAGGCTGGGGACGCCACTCTGGCCGCTGACCTGCATGACTGGGCTAGTGTGGGTGCCTTCTTGTAA